The following proteins are encoded in a genomic region of Paraburkholderia sp. BL23I1N1:
- a CDS encoding TnsD family Tn7-like transposition protein, translating to MSEYLPSRVLITPFPDGETVNSLLRRTADFAGDSTLRKISRQLLTRGIGLDGMPSRLDEFQARIGYLFGDRNELEAKHTLLAYELLGVPKERQSEQKRRLRAPCKGPIRSSRLPVLLAPSERAFFLCPECAEEAQDQHGFSFTHRRNVAPFVAACPVHFCWLRTSLTQEPLFDAQCHCARSAVKLRNAIEFAKRSDTCVAGMEAATEYGKSGVIDALRDARWLMNSGRLRLSELISTFEAFYRESFDDSRLDTLVSTPDYVDAALRTLMRDHRAIHPVWCILLRWFSQHCECPHPSGADRTHRDVKCFSVDQARAALLQHGTVVSAANELGTSAHALTILCRCSGIPIDARPSKLADATLANIQRLLVTGMRPQDIALATGMSTSSVYRVLAAMPSVESHYRTYLTRSTDETKSLWLKLRREHPDATQTQLRDLAPAAFALLRRNAPEWLKRQRRTKQTKHSTAPASRPHAGLSALARAIDAAESHLVSLEGPPMRRSAYRLRELLGISEYALTSSLPSIATQAFSQTRDGYIAARVEWGTRQGASARVGHWRMARAVKLRQTTLKNWEARRQDEAQTVKDEHGKFVSRDRYQA from the coding sequence ATGTCTGAGTATCTCCCTTCAAGGGTGTTGATAACCCCCTTCCCCGATGGTGAGACCGTAAACTCGCTGCTGCGGCGAACTGCGGACTTCGCCGGCGATAGCACGCTTCGCAAGATTAGCCGGCAGTTGCTCACGAGGGGCATTGGCCTAGATGGTATGCCAAGCCGGTTAGATGAATTTCAGGCTCGCATTGGGTACCTGTTCGGCGACCGAAACGAGCTTGAGGCGAAACACACGCTGCTTGCCTATGAGTTGCTAGGGGTGCCGAAGGAGCGACAATCCGAGCAGAAAAGGCGGCTGAGAGCGCCATGCAAAGGACCGATTCGGTCGTCAAGGCTGCCTGTCCTGCTGGCGCCGTCTGAACGAGCATTTTTTTTGTGCCCCGAGTGTGCGGAGGAGGCGCAGGACCAACATGGTTTCTCCTTCACGCACCGTCGCAACGTTGCTCCATTTGTTGCAGCGTGCCCGGTCCACTTTTGCTGGCTCAGAACATCATTGACGCAGGAGCCACTGTTTGATGCGCAGTGTCATTGTGCTCGTTCGGCTGTGAAACTCCGGAACGCCATCGAGTTCGCGAAGCGCTCCGACACGTGCGTCGCGGGTATGGAGGCAGCGACTGAATACGGCAAGTCTGGCGTGATTGACGCCCTGCGAGATGCGCGCTGGTTGATGAACAGCGGCCGCCTTCGGCTTTCGGAACTCATCTCAACGTTCGAGGCTTTCTATCGAGAATCTTTCGACGACTCTCGGCTGGACACCCTCGTCTCGACGCCCGACTATGTCGACGCGGCGCTTCGCACCCTCATGCGTGACCACCGCGCGATACACCCGGTGTGGTGTATTTTGCTTAGATGGTTCAGCCAGCACTGTGAGTGCCCGCACCCGTCCGGCGCGGACCGCACTCATCGGGACGTAAAGTGCTTCTCGGTCGACCAGGCGAGAGCAGCACTGTTGCAGCACGGGACAGTTGTTTCTGCTGCCAATGAGCTAGGCACGAGCGCACACGCGCTGACCATCCTCTGTCGCTGCTCAGGAATACCTATCGATGCGCGCCCGTCGAAGTTGGCCGATGCGACGTTGGCCAACATTCAGCGACTTCTCGTTACTGGCATGCGCCCGCAGGACATCGCGCTTGCCACAGGCATGTCTACGAGTTCCGTATATCGCGTACTCGCCGCAATGCCATCCGTCGAATCGCACTATCGGACATACCTGACACGTTCGACTGATGAAACGAAGTCGCTCTGGCTGAAGCTGCGCCGCGAGCATCCGGACGCCACGCAAACTCAACTCCGGGATTTGGCACCGGCGGCATTCGCATTGCTGCGTCGGAATGCGCCCGAGTGGCTCAAGCGGCAACGCCGCACGAAACAGACCAAACACTCGACGGCGCCCGCATCCAGGCCTCATGCAGGACTTTCAGCGTTAGCTCGCGCAATCGATGCTGCTGAATCACATCTCGTTTCCCTCGAAGGCCCTCCTATGCGGCGAAGTGCATATCGACTTCGCGAACTACTGGGCATCAGCGAGTACGCACTGACCTCATCCTTGCCGAGCATCGCGACGCAAGCGTTCTCACAAACTCGCGATGGGTATATCGCCGCTCGTGTGGAATGGGGGACACGGCAAGGAGCGAGCGCTCGTGTAGGCCACTGGCGCATGGCACGAGCGGTAAAGCTGCGACAAACAACACTAAAAAATTGGGAAGCTCGTCGACAAGACGAAGCACAAACAGTGAAAGATGAGCACGGTAAATTTGTTTCACGGGACAGGTATCAAGCATGA